GGCCCGCCTCAACCTGCGCCGCCGCCGCCGCCGTGACGGCGGCCCGGGCATCCCCCACTTCGACTGCCACATCTCCCAAGTTCAGCACCAAGTCGATGGGCCACCCGCTGTGATCCTGCCCGGGGTCCACGGTGTCCAGATAGTCGCGGACCTGGCGTTCCACGCCCGCCAAGCTGCGGGCCTGCGTGGCGCCAAGCCCTTCGATGTCAAATTCCCAGCCAAGCTTCCACCGGTTGGCCGTCACACGGACGGGTCTCATGGCTCCAATCCTTTCGCTTGCTCCAACGCCCTGAGCGCGTCCCTGGTGACCTTGGGCGAGCACTCTTTGTCCCTAACCAACACGGCGCGGGTGCCGCGCGGACCATCCCACACCTCATGGTCGCCTTTGCCGGGTCGGCAGGTGAACCCCGCCCTCGCCAGCAGCTTGGCGAGCGCCCGGTATTTCATTGGTTTGGTCACCAAGAGAGTCTACCCCCTCTAGACGGTAGAACGAATCGTTCCGAACCGCCCCCAAAGCCTGGGCGCGGAGGGCGATCATGAGGCTGGCGGAACACCACCCTGACCCGCGTCGCCGGTCCTTGACGCGGAACGGTCGGCGGCGCCGGGCGGCGCCCCGGGGGAGGTCGGCTTCCCCGTTGGGGTCCTCTATGGCCATGTGGTCGAGCGGGCGGGCCCAGTAGCTCCACCACGCCCAGCCGCTGCCGACTTGGCGCCAACCCCAACGTCAAGCGCTTCTTGACGCGGGAGCGGGGCTGGACCAGACGGCATCGGCGGCCGGCTTGTGGCGGTTCTCAGCCGCGCGCCCACGGGTTGACGACCGCCATTCCGCAGTGGGCGAAGTCAGCGGTGTTCCGTGTGGCCAAGGCTGCGCCGTGGAGGCGGCAGATGGCGGCGATCTGGGCGTCGGCGGTCGAAATGGGGGGCCCTTCGGCCTCCCTTAGCGCGACCACGGTGGCGTAGTGCTCGGCGGCGTGGTCGTCAAAGGGCAGGATCCGATCCGCGAACTCGACTCGGCGCAGGCCGTCAAAGGCGGCGGCCAGGTCGTCGCGACGGCGCCCTGGCGGCAGCCGCCTGATGCCGAACAGGATCTCGGCCACCGTGACGGCGGTAAGGCGCAACTCGCTGGCGCGCTGCGCGTCCGCCCACGCCAGCACGCCCGGATCGGGGCGCGGCCGCATCAATTCGGAAACGACGTTGGTGTCGAGGGCGATCATCGCTCGAAGCGGGCGGGCCGGGGGCTGTCAACGCGGGCGGGCAGGTCCAAGTCGGCGCCGCCAAGGGCGGCGAATCGCTGGTGGATGAGGGTTCCGAGGCCGCCCTCTCCCGCGCTGGCGCCAGAGGGCAAGAGACCGTCTCGCAAGATGCGACGGGCCTCCTCCTCCATCGACAGCCCGTGCCGAGCGGCCCTCATTCGAAGCGCGGTCTTGACATCGTCTCCCAGGTTCCGAATGGTGATCGCGGCCATGTCTTGTCCCTCTCGACTGATTGCATTGCAATCATATCGAACCCAGAAGCCGGGTTCGCGCCGCCCCTTGCCCTCACGCCCGGCGAGCACTCAACCCCCGCCGCCGAGGACCGCGCCCATGAAGTGCAACTGTTCCTGGCCGACCAGGGACGCCACCGGGCGCGTCGATTCCCGACCTGATCATCGCGGCCACAGCCGAGACCGGCGGCTTGACCGTCCTTCAGGTCGACAAGGACTTCGGCCTGATCGCCTCGATCACCGGGCAGGCGGTCGAACGCCTCCGAACTCATTCACCCGTAGGCTGGGCCGCCGGCGATCAACGACCGTATGGGTGAAACCCCAGACGGCAGACTCCTGGCAGGTTGGTTACGGCCAATGCAGCCGAACGTGCAGCACTGCTCGACCACGCCTTGGGCCATCGGCAGAAAAGGACGGCCCTCCTGTTCGGAGGGCCGTAGGGCCACGCTCCCTCGAATGGGATGGCGATGCCGGTCGGCTACCACGCCAACCACCCATCCGGAGGGGTCAAGGGCGCGCCTGCGTGATCAGCATCATGGCCACCATATACAACGTCAACGGCAACGGATAAAAGAAATCACGGGACTTCGGCTGCGACAAACCCGAAGGCACTGCCACACCCTGGCCTCCCGCCTTCACGTAACGCTTCGAATCCAACTCCGCGAAAAACCACCGGAAACAGAACTGGCACATCAAACCCAACGAGTAGACGACCCCCGTCGCCAAAATCCAGCCCGACGCGTCGCCCAGCCCGTCGTT
This genomic window from Bifidobacteriaceae bacterium contains:
- a CDS encoding type II toxin-antitoxin system HicA family toxin — protein: MTKPMKYRALAKLLARAGFTCRPGKGDHEVWDGPRGTRAVLVRDKECSPKVTRDALRALEQAKGLEP
- a CDS encoding type II toxin-antitoxin system VapC family toxin, with product MIALDTNVVSELMRPRPDPGVLAWADAQRASELRLTAVTVAEILFGIRRLPPGRRRDDLAAAFDGLRRVEFADRILPFDDHAAEHYATVVALREAEGPPISTADAQIAAICRLHGAALATRNTADFAHCGMAVVNPWARG